In Flavobacterium sp. GSB-24, the genomic window CAACATCCGCATGCTGTACATTATTGTTATGCTTATCAACTGGGTGCTGGAAACAAAATTTCATATCGTGCTAATGATGACGGCGAGCCAAGCAATACTGCAGGCGCACCAATTTACGGCCAAATACAATCTTTTGGAGTAACGAACGTTCTTGTTGTGGTTGTTCGAATTTTTGGAGGCGTAAAATTAGGAGTCGGCGGTTTAATTGCTGCTTATCGGACAACAGCTCAAATGACTTTAGAAACTTGCGAGATTATTGAAAAAACAATTGACGAATCATTTTTAATTTCATTTGATTATAAAAACATGAATAAAG contains:
- a CDS encoding YigZ family protein, with product MEINDTYQTIASPSEEMLFKEKGSKFFGYAFPIDHEDEVKPIIEDLKKQHPHAVHYCYAYQLGAGNKISYRANDDGEPSNTAGAPIYGQIQSFGVTNVLVVVVRIFGGVKLGVGGLIAAYRTTAQMTLETCEIIEKTIDESFLISFDYKNMNKVMRVIKEKKLEITSQEMEMDEISGLPIGKITIKTRKKNAEIVFSIFDLMFEIDIKIV